Part of the bacterium genome is shown below.
GTAGTTGCTCGACTGCTTTTAATTCTACGATAACTTTTTCTTCAACTAAAAGATCTATCCGGTATCCACAATCTAATTTAAATCCTTTTTTCTCTGTTCCTCTGCGTCTCTGCGGTGAATAGTTACTAGAAATTTTATAATTCTAATTTAAATCGCATTATTTCAAAGCATTCTGCAAATTCGCATTTGGTTTGTCCGTCATACATTTCAAATCCGCGTAGTTTTGCTCTGGCTTCAACTGCCCCTAACCAGAATTCGCCGCCATATTTTTTAAATTGGGATTCATGAGCCTTAAGTGCCTCCATTTTAATCCTGTTAAACTTACTAATATCTACATACACCTGGGCTCTAAATCCCTGGTATGACCTACCTGAAGGCATCATCGGTTCATACATTAATATGGTATTAAAATATCTTGCCGCAGAGATTGAAGATAAAGCGGAGGTGCGATGAGCCTGATGTGTATCATGGGGCCAATGAGTGAATATTATATCCGGGTTAAATTCATTAAAGATTTTATTTAATGCCTCAACACTCTCAGAATCATACGGTATATCTTTTGTTGGAAAGTCTAATGTTATTAATTTACTTCCCAATATCTCTGCGGCTTTTTTACCCTCTGCTTCTGCTTCTTCTTTTGTTCGTAAAGTCTTACCTGTATAATCAGTATAGTCAGATTGACTCATCACTACCATCAATACTTCATGTCCATTATTTACTGCTTTAGCAATAGTCCCTCCGCAACTTATTTCAATATCATCAGAATGTGCACCAATAGCGACGATTTTCAAGATTCTTTATCCTTTCTTTTTATAAAAAATATGGTATCCCTTCCTTCTTTATTTTGGAGATATGACTCGTCCCTTTTTCCTCCCAGATGTATTTTTTTATCTCTTCGTTTTTATGTCCATTGCCGTTTCCATTTCCATTTCCATTTTTTAAGAGTATTGAGAAGTAATATTCACGAAGAAGTAGTTTCCATATCATAATAACAGTAAGTTTTACATCATACCAGAAAGAGCATTTTTCAATATATTCCCGATCTAATCTCATTCTTTCTCTTTGTCCTTCTTCCCCATTAAGGTCAATTCCTCCATTCCCATTTCCGTTATCATCAGAAGTTCCATAGATAACCTCTGTTAAGCAAAATAATCCTGGTTTTACCGTTATTCTATCCTTTAAAATATCCATATATCTGGGATAAAATATAGGTCGCTCTGACCTTGGACCAACAACACTCATTTCTCCTCGCAAGACATTAAATAATTGAGGTAATTCATCTAAGGCTGTTTTCCGCAGTATTCTTCCTAAAAAGGTAATTCTTTTATCATTTTTCTCGGTTAGTGTGGGTTCAATAATTACTTCTCCTTTCGAATTTTTTTTAACCTCTGCTCCATTTTTCATCGTCCGGAATTTAGGTAAGGCAAAAAATTCCCCTCCTTTACCTACCCTTACCTGCTTAAATATAACCGGCTCATTCCATGCAGACAGTTTAATAGCCAGTGCAATTATAGCCATTAACGGAGCAAAAAAGATTAATGCTATGGTTGTCAGGATAATATCACAAATTCTTTTTCCTTTTTTTCGGTAGAAGGTATTGGCGTTCATTTCTTTATTTCTTCCCCTCTTATTATTGATAGGCTCTTCTTTCCTTCATTGAAGACAAGGTCTATGACCGACATCTCTGGTATAAAAGGTTTAAATACCTGATTATACGCTGGATGAGTAAATTCTTGAAACACAACTTCAATATTTTCTTTCTTAAAAATTTCTGTGTCTAAGTAATCCTTCCCAAATTTGCCAGAAAGGTATGTTGTTGCCCCCACTTTTTTACAAATATCCAGTAACAAATCACTTCTTGTTCCCTTTACATCTAAAGAAGAACCAATTCTAATTTCTGTTTTAATCCCTAATATCTCTTTAATCGCATAAATAATATTTATATTAAAATCGGCTAATTTAGTCCATTTTTTTAGATAAAATTTTTCAAATATGTCTTTATATTCTTTAAAACAAGGTGCTTTCGTATAATTTTGTTCAATTGTCTTCCAATGTTTTTTTTGCCAGGTAACATCAGTTAGATTGTTAATCTCAACTTCATTAATTAATTGTGTTGCTTTATCCTTTGTAATAATTGGGACTGTTAACCATGTCCACTCATTAGCGGTTCGTATTCTATTACGATTCTGGAAGTAATTTTTTCTAAATTGGGTATTATCTAAGAGAACAAATAAATCACTTTTCTCTACTTTATCCCAAAATCCAAGCCATGGTAAATGTTCTGGTTGATGAATTCCTACTATCATTATTTGTAAATGGACACAAAAAAACCACCATTCTCCTTTTCAAAGACATCCTTGCTTGAAGTAGATACTTTTTATCTTCTCCTTTAACTCAACTTCTTCATTGGTGGTTTAAATTTTATATATATTAAAGAGGATTTTTCATCCTCATCTTTCTCTTATTATAAGATACCACATTTTTTAAATTTTGTCAAGAGTTATTTTTAAAAAATTTTAATTTTTTTCAAAAAATTACCATTTATCTTGCATCATACCAACCGATATTTGCATAGGGTGATTCTTTAACTTCATAAATAGGTATTAGTTTTTCAAGCCCTTTAATCTCCTTAAGCCCCATACTTTCAATTTCAACTAACATTTTTTCCTCAATTAAAAGGACGATGTCTTTTGTAATTAATACCTGTCCTTTATCAGAGTAAGGGAGCATTCTGCAAGCAATAAGAAAAGGTTTAACTAATTGGTTTTCTTTTTCTATCTTTAATTTACCATAAGTTATGCCAATGCGGACACAAATTTCCTCATCAGGTGATTTATTTTGATTGTATTTAACAAATTCCGCCTGGATTTTGCGACCACATTCAACTGCTTTAATCGGGTCTGTAAATATAATCAGATATGCCTCACAAACCTTTTTTATCAGAAGTCCTCCATCTTTAATAAGAGCAGAGAGAATATTTTCGTAGTCTTGTAATTTTCTCTTTCTTATCTCATTTTCTTCTTCAATAAAAGGGGTGTAGTTTTGAATATCTGTTGTCATAACTGCTATTTCTTTGGGATATTGTTGAAGGATTTGTTGTTGATTTTTAACCAGGTCTTTTATCAAATATTCAATACTACTTTCAGGTTCTCTTATCGTTTCAACCTGATATTTAAACACATATACATTTTTATCACTTGAGCCAGCCGCCAAATATCCTTTAGGAGTAAAAAATAGGCTAATAATTCCAAAGTTAGTCTCATGTAAATAAGATAATTTACCACTTCTATTTAAGAGATGGAGATTTTGCCAGGGAGAGGCAACGATAATACACTGCCCATCAGATGTAATAGACAAACCACTTATTTCATTGGGAAAATGATATTCCCATTTCAGACGACATTTACGGTCATAGCAATATACATATTGATTATTACAGGCAACAACAATTTCGTCTCCATCTTCAGAAATAGCGACTTTAACACCGCAGGCCTTTAATCTTGTTCGCCAGATAAGTGTTCCTTCTTTAGTTAAAAAATAAAGGTTGCGGTCATCCGCAGTCGCAATTATAGCATTATCCTGGGAGGCGATGGCGATTGAGTTAACATAATCCATCGTTGTCCATCTCCACAGGAGTTTCCCGTAGCGAGTAAAAAAATATATATTACAATCATTCCCACCACAGGCAATATATTTCAAATCAGCAGAGATAACAATAGTATTTGTACTTACATATTCTTCCCAGATTAAATGACTATTTTTATCTAATAGATATAAGGTGCTATCTTCTGCTCCTGCAAGTATATATCTTCCATCTTGAGAAATTGTAAGACATCGTATTGAGGCTTTTGTTTTATATCTCCATCTTAGTTGTCCCTGGCTAAGGAAATATAAATTGGTATCTTGAGAAGAGCCCGCTAAGACAAATTCACCGTCATTACTTATAGCAACACTATCTACTTTATAACCTATTTCCTTTTTCCATAACTTATGAACAATCTCCTCCACTTTATCTCCTCCCAACCATTCCTTTCATACATTTTACCACATTTTCATCCACAGTAACCATTCCAATTGAAATAGATTCTTTAAAGAGTCCATGGCAATCAGACCCACCCGTCATAACTAAATTATATTTTTGTGCCATTTTCTGGCAAAATTGTTGTCCTTTAATATTTTGTTGTGGATGAAATACTTCTATTCCTTTCAATCCACATTTTACCAATTCTAAGATTAGATTTTCATTACATTTAGAGAAATAAGGATGGGCTAAGACAGGTATCCCTCCTGTCTTTAAAATCATTTCAATAGCTTGTTTTGGGGTAAGGCTAAATTTTGGGACATAAGCTTTTGCCCCATAGTTTAGATATTTTTCAAAGGCATCTTTAATAGAATCTACCATTTTCCTTTGATGTAATACGGTGGCGATATGCAGTCGACTTATTGCCTCATTTCCTACATTTTTTTTTGCTACCTGAATTACCTGTTCATAGTCAATATTCACATTTAATTCTTTAAGTTTTGAAATAATCAAATGAGCCCGTTTTTCTCTTGTCTGGCGAAAGATTTTTAGTTCATCATTAAACCATTTATTTTTCCAGTCAATAAAATATCCCAGGATGTGAAGTTCTCCCTTTTCTCTTTCCGCACTTAATTCTACACCAGGGATAACTTCAATATCATAAGGTTTGGCATATTTTAATACCTCATCTATTCCCTCCACACTATCATGGTCAGTAATGCCAATTATCTTCAGACCTATTCCCTTTGCATATTCCACAATCTCTTCTGGTGACAGACTGCTATCAGAAAAATGGGTATGAATATGGAGATCTGCTTGAGCCATTACGCCTTAATCTTTTCTTCTAATTCTTCTTTTTTATGAAGAGCCGCTTCTTTAATAGTATTAGCGGTTGCTCTGAGGTGTTCTTTCGCCTCTTCCAAAGCCTTTTTAGATTGTTCTATTATCTCTTCTGCATGACCTTTTACTTCTCCCATTTTTTCTTTGGCAATATCCCCTGCCTTTTTTAATCTCTCTCGTGCCTCTTCCCCAGTAATAGGGGCAATAAGTAACCCAACACCCAATCCAACTAAACCACCCAGTAAAAACGCAACTATACTTGAACCAGAATTATTCTCTCGTTCCATTTTTTGTTACCTCCTTTTGTTTGGTAAATGTGCCTTTCACGAAATTCATAACTCCTTGATTTAAATAAACTTACAAGCACGCCTCTTTTCTTATCGCCCTCCTGTTACATAACTCCTTAATTTTAAAAGACTTACACATCTCAATGGACTGCTTTTTCTCAAATTTTGCCCATTTTAAATAAGGGTGGAGGGCAATTTTTCAAACCTTTGAATTTCGTGAAAGCTCTCTCTACAAACAGAACGCCTCTCCGAGGCTAAATTTTGTTATATTCCATTTATTTTACTTTATTTAATTTCGTGGAGCCCTAATCAAGTAACCATAAATAGTAACCGTTCACAGGTGTCCATACTCAGGTAATCATCACAAATCGTGGGACACCTTAATGTCTTTCACTATAATTAATACCTTTAATTTCCTCTATTGTTAATCCTGTTACCTGGGATATTTTTTCAACTTTCTCCCCTGATTTCAAAAGACTTTTCGCTACTTCTATTTTGCCTTGTTGTAACCCTTGTTGTAGCCCTTCTTGTAACCCTTGTTGTATTCCTTGTTTTAACCCTCGTTTTATTCCTTGTTGTATTCCTTGTTTTACTCCTCGTTTTATTCCTTGTTGTATTCCTTGTTGTATTCCTTGTTCTATTCCTTGTTTTAACCCTTGTTTTAAGGCAAACTCTATCGCACCTCTTTGCATTCGGATAAAATCATGCCGCTTATATTGAATTTCTAACTCCTTTTCACTCATCCCCGCAGTATTGGCTATTTCAAATGCCTCCTTTATTTCTATCTCTTTAACTAATGTCTCTGGTGTATATTCAAGTCTGCCTGCATTCTTTATAAAATATATCCATTTATCTTTGATTGAATCCAGTTCATTCTCATTCTTCTTGAATTTGGGCAATTCGATAAAAACAAGTTCGATTTCATCATTGTATTTAATTAAAGTCTCCTTTTCAATGAGATTGAAATAGGTGATAACCTTATCTACATCCTCGAACATAATAAAGTCCGTAATGGTTAAAGCAATAATAGGTTCAAGACTGGTAAATGTCTCTGTCTCTTTTAGCTGAGCTGAATATGTCTTAGCCGCATTATATAAAATCCTTTTCTCAAACCCTTCTACATTCAAAACCTGCATCTCGATGATGACATTCTTCTGGTTTGAGAGTTTGGCTTTAACATCGACATAGGTATCCTTCATCCCCTTGATTAACGGTATTTGGTATGGGTCAACGATTACTAAATCAACGATTTTTTCAGTTTCTTTAAAATCAATCACCGAGTTAAGAAAACTGATAAGGATATCCTTACTCCCTTGTGAGCCAAAAACCTTTTTGAAGGCATAATCTGTTTTAACATCTAAAAAACGCATCCAAATATTCCTTTATGCGGCAAAAACTCAAATTCTCACCACAAAGATACGAAAAAAAACTTTGAATTTCGTAAAACCTCTCTCTACCAACAGAACATCTCTACGAGGTTAATCTCTTTATTTAATTTCATAAAGCCATATTTGGTAAATGGTAACTGGTGAATGGTAATTAATTACCAATTAACCGATTACTTACTTTTAATTTCGTGAAGCCCTATCTAATAATTGGTAACTGGTTAAATGGTAATTGATTAACCAGCGTTTTTTAACTTTTTTTCTTTCCCAGAAGAAATCGTAAGCCACCACCTATTCCAGTAGCAACACTTAACATTTTAATTAATGGTGTTGTAATCCCATTGCTAATAATATCTGTAACTCCTTTTACTTTACTCACAACAGCATCAATTTTTTCTACATCTTCTTTAAAGCGATTTGCTAAAGATTCTACGGTTTTATTTATTTCAACAAGACTTTTTTTTGCCTCTTCTGAGAGGCTATAAATTGACTTATAGGCTCCTTCTATTTCTTTGGCAGTCCTTTTCATCTGGATGATGGTTGGAATAAGGACAGATATAAGCCATACGACTGCAATAGTTATGCACACAACACATACTTGAATAACCATTTTTTCCCTCCTGCCTCAAATTTTAACATTAAACTTAAAAAAAGTCAAGAGATTAATTTTACTAATTGCTCTGGTGTCAGTTTTCAACCAGAAGTTAGTGAAGAATAACTTCTAACTACTGATACCTGATGAGTGAACACTTACCCATTACTCCACTACTCCAAATCCTTTCTCCTTCCTCGAGTGCCTTTTTATTAAGAGCGGTATCTTTTTTAAAATACTCAAGTGCACAGAACAGGCTTTTTAAAGATACGATTTTTGTTTTAGTTACATAGGCACCTAAAATAACCATATTTGCCACGCGGACATCGCCAAGATTATTTGCAATTTGGGTTGCTGGAAGGTCTATAATCTTTATGTCTTCGCGAGTTGGTTTATCATTAATTAATGAAGAATTAATCAGCACTAACCCGTTGGTTCTAATCAGGGATTCATATTTAATTAAAGAACCTGCATCCATTGCAATTAGTGTTGTTAGTTCGGTAGCAATAGGCGAGGTAATTTCTTGTGATGAAATAATTAAAGAATACGCCGAGTGCCCGCCACGAACTTCAGCACTATAACTTGGCAGGCCTGTTACTTTTTTGCCTTCAGACATAGCCGCCTGAGCCAATAAATTACCCGCAAGAACAATTCCTTGTCCACCAAATCCTGAAATAATTAACTCCTCGTACATTTTCCCCCTCTTTTCTGTCAACGCTCTCGGCTAAAGCCGGCTAGAAGTCTCTCTGTCTAATCTGTTTATAAATTCTCCTAACTTAAACACCGGTATCATCTTCTTTTCTATCCATTTTAAAGCCTCTTTTGGAGATAATCTCCAGATAGAAGGACAGGGCGAGAGAATTTCTACCAGACCAAATCCCAAATCATCCAATTGCACTTGAAAAGCCTTTTTTATCGCGGTTTTAGCCTTTAAGATATGTGCAGGGGTATTTAGAGCCACCCGCGATAAATAAGCAATTCCATCTAAAGAAGACAGTAATTCGCACATCTTAATTGGGTAGCCTGCCTCTTTAGGCGACCGACCATAAGGAGATGTAGCCGTTTTTTGGTCTAAAAGTGTGGTGGGTGCCATCTGCCCACCAGTCATTCCATAAACTGCATTATTAATAAAGATAACCGTAATCCGTTCCCCCCTGGCGGCAGAATGAATAGTTTCAGCCATACCAATTGCGGCTAAATCACCATCTCCTTGATAAGTGAAAACCGTTTTTTTAGCATTTACTCGTTTGATTCCTGTGGCAACAGCAGGTGGTCTGCCATGGGCAACTTCAGCCATATCCAGATTAAAGAATTCATGAGCAAATACGGCACAGCCAACCGGCGCAATACCAATTACCTCCTCACGAATATTAAGTTCATCAATGACTTCTGCCACTAATCGGTGGGCAATCCCATGTCCACAACCTGGACAGTAACGCATTGGAACATTTCTTAGACTCTCGGGTCTTTTAAATACGAGATTCACCTGTAACCTCCATTAGTAACCGATCAGGTGGTAATTTACCGCAGAGACGCAGAGGAACAGAGAAAACATAGAAATAAATTAGATAATTGAACTTTTGCGTTTTTTTAGGTGTAAGACAGGGGAAATGGAGAAAATTGGGGAAAGGGGAAAAAGAATTTCATGTATAACTAACTATATTTCTTATACTTAGAGAAAAATACTTCTTTTTCCTTTTCTCCCCTTTCCCGTTTCCCCTTATTTACACAAGAGATTGAAATACAAAGTGTTAGCAAAAAACGCAAAAGTTTAGTTAGATAACATAAAAGATTATTGTAAGCGTTCAGGTGTCAGCCCTCAGCCATCAGCTTTTAAGAGGGTTACGGTAGATAGTCCAGAAGAATAACCGTAAGCATTCAGTTAACAGGTGTCAGGTATCAGTGTTCAATGCTCAACTTTTAAGAGAATTAGGGACATCGTAACCGTTCAGGGTGTAACGAAGGGGAAATGGAGAAATCAGGGAAAAGGGAAAAAGTATTCTTATTTTAGTAAGAAAATCATATTATTTAGAATGTCATTGACAACTGATGAAACCTTCTGCTACCTAATTCCCCTACTCCTCTCCTTTCTCCCCATTTCCCCTTTTCTCCTTATGGACACCTGAACGCTTACCTTTTTTCATAGTTCCTCGACTATTATCTGCTCATTGGTATAGACGCAGATTTGAGCAGTGATTTTCATTGCCTCTTCCACAATCTCTCTTGTGGTTAAATTGGTATATTTAATCAATGCCCTGGTTGCGGCTAAGGCATACGGTCCTCCAGAACCAATGGCAACAATGCCATCATCAGGTTCAATTACTTCGCCGTTACCAGAGATAATCAAAGAATGGTCTTTATCTACAACCGCTAATAATGCCTCTAATCGGCGTAAGAATTTATCAGTGCGCCATTCTTTGGCTAATTCGACAGCCGCTCTTGGTAAATTTCCACGATATTCATCGAGTTTTCCTTCAAACTTCTCAAATAGGGTGAATGCATCAGCCGCTGCTCCGGCAAAACCAGCCAAAACTTTATCTTTATACATCCTCCTTATCTTTTTTGCGTTTTGCTTCATTATGGTATTATTAAAAGTTACCTGCCCATCCCCGGCAATGGCAACCTTACCATTATGTCTGACGGCTAATATTGTTGTTGCATGAAACATTGTTTCCCTCCTGATGAATGCTTACTTTTAATCTTCATCGCTATCCCTGCCACCAAAAGATAAACATCTTGAGCGTCTCTTGCAATGATTTGATTTGCCTTGCCTAATAAATCCGTAAATTGTCTGGCTAATTTATTTGTTGGCACAAGACAGGAGCCAACTTCATTAGAGACAATAATCACCCATCCATTTTTTTTCTTATCTATTGCCTCAACTAACGATGAGACCTTTTTTAAAATTTTATCCTCGGATAATTCATCTAAAAGTAGATTTGAAATAAGCATATTCAGGCAATCAATTAAAATTACCTCTGCCGTTGTTTTTTCTAAGGCGGGGACAATCTCTTTTGGCTCTTCTATTGTTTGCCAATGTTTGGGTCTTAGCTGTTGATGTTCTTGAATCCTTGCCTTCATTTCCTCGTCTGAAGGTATCCCTGTAGCGATAACCATTACCTTTTTACTTAATCGGTCAGCTAACTGACAGGCAAATTGGCTTTTCCCTGAACGAATACCCCCAAGCACTAACATTAGTGAGCTCATTTCTTTACTTACAATTTTACTAAAATTATTTAAAGATGTCAAGAAAAATTTATGAAATGTAACCGTTCACCGCAGAGACACAGAGACGCAGAGAAGAAAATTAAAATTTATGGACGATAGGCTTAACATCCCTGATTTTCATCAGTGCAAGCTCTTAAGTCCAACAACATTAAACTTGCCCTGATGAAAATCAGGGATGGATTAACAAATCTGGCTTGCCGGCTGAACATTCGGCAAGCAGGTCCTATGTATTTCAATGGCTACACCAATAATCTTTTCTGTTACTCGATATTCAAGTTTTTTTAAGATTAAGTGGTTTATCCTTTTTTAAACGCAAAGAACGCAAAGAAATCAACCGCAAAGCACGCAGAGATTATAGGTTGTTCACCACCCTTTTAATTCCTTCCTTGAGTCTTAATACATTGAAATTTATAAGCAATTAACAATATTTGAAAGTTCGTTTTCGTTTATAGACCTCTTTTTCTTTCTTTGCGTCCTTTGCGAAACCTTCCTTTGCGCTCTTTGCGGTTAAATCTTTATACCTTTAAAAAACTTGAACATCGAGTGTTATCTGATTTATTTCCATATCTTCTCTGTTCCTCTGCGTCTCTGCGGTAAATTACCACCTACCATTAAGAAATCGCCAGCATTCTATCTATGGCCAGTTTTGCCTTTTGGGCAATGTCGTGGGGGACTTCTATTTTTGGCTCTTCGTCCTCAAGTGCAAAAAGGATTTTTTCGAGGGTAGTGAGTTTCATATTTGGACATACGGCGCGGGTAGAGGCAGGATAAAATTGTTTTTGCGGATTTTCTTTTTTTAGACGATGAATAATTCCAACCTCTGTGCCAATGATAAATTCCGTAGCCTCAGATTCTTTGATATAGCGACACATACCATTTGTGCTTAGAGCGGCATCAGATACCGCAATTACCCCTTGAGAACACTCTGGATGAACGATAATCTTAGCCTGTGGATGTTCTTTTTTAATCTGGTGAATTCCTTCTGGAGTTATAGTCTGGTGAGTTGGGCAATAGCCTGGCATCAAAATCATCTCCCGACCGGTTTGACGGATAATATAATCACCCAAATATTTGTCCGGGGTAAATATTATCTTCTGGTTAGGAGAGAGAGAATTAATTACCTTAACGCCGTTGGCTGAAGTACAGCAATAATCGGATTCTGCTTTAACTTCAACATGGGTATTAACATAGGAGACAACAAGGGCATCAGGATGTTCAGCCTTAGTTTGTCTTAAATCTTCTACACTGACCATATCTGCCATTGGACAGCCAGCGTTTATGTCAGGCATTAGAACTGTTTTATCTGGAGAGAGGATTTTGGCAGTTTCTGCCATAAAATGCACGCCGCAAAAGACAATTATCTTCGCATCAGTCTGAGCGGCTTTACGGGATAAATCAAGAGAATCACCTACAAAATCCGCAATATCCTGCACCTCGCCTCGCTGATAGTTATGTGCCAGAATAATCGCATGTTTGGTTTCCTTAATTTCTTTTATTCTCTCGACTAAATTACTTATTATCCTTCTTTGATGGGTATAGACATTCATCGAACCCGCCTTTACCTGACCAATTATGGTCATTCCGGCTGTATCTGCCAGTTGTATGGCTGATGTCGTGGGACAGGAACGGGCGACAAGAATTGGTATGCCCAGACGGGCAGACTTGAGCACCATTTCAGAAGATATTCGACCCGTAGAGAGTAAAATTTTATTGGCAACTTCTATCCCCTGAAGCAATGTCGCTCCTACAACCTTATCAATGGCATTATGCCGACCAATGTCCTCTTTGAAGATTAATATTCCCTTTTTGCTATCAGCCAGAGCCGCAGAATGCACACCGTATCTGGTAGAATAAGTGAGGAATTCTTTCATTAACCGACTAATCAACCAGGAGGAAAATTTTGCCTTCACCGTTATTTTTGTTTCGTTTGATAGAGGACGAAATATAACTCCTCTGCCACAGCCTGAGGTAATGATTGCAGGGCTATCTTGAAGAGATTCTCTGGACACTCTAACTTCGATTATTACCTTTTCTTCAGATACTTCAAGATTCACAATATCATCTGCATTTTTTATTAATCCTTCTGTCAGTAGAAAACCTATTGCCAATTCCTTTGTATCGGTAGGCGTAGATAGAAGTGTAACAAAATCTTTGCCATTCAATTTTATCTGGACAGGTTTTTCTTCTGGTACTGCATCTGTTGTTTTTTCAACTTTTTGTGAACTACCAATCTTCAGGATATTAACATTTTTCATATAGTTAAGTATATCATTTAGTTGGATTTTTGTCAACCAGCAATTCAGCCGCTTTTTTGCCTGAGAGGAGCATACCGCCAAATATTGGTCCCATTCGTGGTCCACCAAACACGGCATTAGCGGCCATTCCAGCCACATAAACACAGGGATAGATTTCCTTTGTATTCTCAACGATGGTGCGTTCACCAACCTCTGCCCACATTGGTTTTTCACCCATAAGGTCACCTGTTGCGGTGAGAAGTTTTTTGCCAATTTTCCTTACAATTATATGAGCTACCTCAGCATCATGACCGGTCGCATCAATAACATATCTTGAGCGAATGGTCAAGGGGTCAACATGCAATTTGGCAATATCAACCGCACTCCAGTTAAGAACAAGTCCTGTAACCTTTTCTTCACGAATCATTACATCTTCTGCAGAGATAAGATTAAATATCTTTACCCCTGCTCGAATTGTCTCCAGGCAAAGGGCAGACATAGTTTCTAATGAATCCGTGACAAAATAGCCATCTTGATATTTTTCATATCGTATTTTAAAGTCATCGAGGATGGGAAGGGATGCTTCTTGAAAAACACACTTATTAAACATCATCCCACCACCCCACATACCACCACCAATGGAAAGTTTGCGTTCAAAGATTACTACTTTATGACCTTTTTTTGC
Proteins encoded:
- a CDS encoding sugar transferase; the encoded protein is MNANTFYRKKGKRICDIILTTIALIFFAPLMAIIALAIKLSAWNEPVIFKQVRVGKGGEFFALPKFRTMKNGAEVKKNSKGEVIIEPTLTEKNDKRITFLGRILRKTALDELPQLFNVLRGEMSVVGPRSERPIFYPRYMDILKDRITVKPGLFCLTEVIYGTSDDNGNGNGGIDLNGEEGQRERMRLDREYIEKCSFWYDVKLTVIMIWKLLLREYYFSILLKNGNGNGNGNGHKNEEIKKYIWEEKGTSHISKIKKEGIPYFL
- a CDS encoding PHP domain-containing protein, which encodes MAQADLHIHTHFSDSSLSPEEIVEYAKGIGLKIIGITDHDSVEGIDEVLKYAKPYDIEVIPGVELSAEREKGELHILGYFIDWKNKWFNDELKIFRQTREKRAHLIISKLKELNVNIDYEQVIQVAKKNVGNEAISRLHIATVLHQRKMVDSIKDAFEKYLNYGAKAYVPKFSLTPKQAIEMILKTGGIPVLAHPYFSKCNENLILELVKCGLKGIEVFHPQQNIKGQQFCQKMAQKYNLVMTGGSDCHGLFKESISIGMVTVDENVVKCMKGMVGRR
- a CDS encoding WbqC family protein — translated: MIVGIHQPEHLPWLGFWDKVEKSDLFVLLDNTQFRKNYFQNRNRIRTANEWTWLTVPIITKDKATQLINEVEINNLTDVTWQKKHWKTIEQNYTKAPCFKEYKDIFEKFYLKKWTKLADFNINIIYAIKEILGIKTEIRIGSSLDVKGTRSDLLLDICKKVGATTYLSGKFGKDYLDTEIFKKENIEVVFQEFTHPAYNQVFKPFIPEMSVIDLVFNEGKKSLSIIRGEEIKK
- a CDS encoding YtxH domain-containing protein, producing MERENNSGSSIVAFLLGGLVGLGVGLLIAPITGEEARERLKKAGDIAKEKMGEVKGHAEEIIEQSKKALEEAKEHLRATANTIKEAALHKKEELEEKIKA
- a CDS encoding PIG-L family deacetylase; its protein translation is MKIVAIGAHSDDIEISCGGTIAKAVNNGHEVLMVVMSQSDYTDYTGKTLRTKEEAEAEGKKAAEILGSKLITLDFPTKDIPYDSESVEALNKIFNEFNPDIIFTHWPHDTHQAHRTSALSSISAARYFNTILMYEPMMPSGRSYQGFRAQVYVDISKFNRIKMEALKAHESQFKKYGGEFWLGAVEARAKLRGFEMYDGQTKCEFAECFEIMRFKLEL
- a CDS encoding GxxExxY protein, whose translation is MSSNYSPQRRRGTEKKGFKLDCGYRIDLLVEEKVIVELKAVEQL
- a CDS encoding DUF948 domain-containing protein, which gives rise to MVIQVCVVCITIAVVWLISVLIPTIIQMKRTAKEIEGAYKSIYSLSEEAKKSLVEINKTVESLANRFKEDVEKIDAVVSKVKGVTDIISNGITTPLIKMLSVATGIGGGLRFLLGKKKS
- a CDS encoding PQQ-binding-like beta-propeller repeat protein: MEEIVHKLWKKEIGYKVDSVAISNDGEFVLAGSSQDTNLYFLSQGQLRWRYKTKASIRCLTISQDGRYILAGAEDSTLYLLDKNSHLIWEEYVSTNTIVISADLKYIACGGNDCNIYFFTRYGKLLWRWTTMDYVNSIAIASQDNAIIATADDRNLYFLTKEGTLIWRTRLKACGVKVAISEDGDEIVVACNNQYVYCYDRKCRLKWEYHFPNEISGLSITSDGQCIIVASPWQNLHLLNRSGKLSYLHETNFGIISLFFTPKGYLAAGSSDKNVYVFKYQVETIREPESSIEYLIKDLVKNQQQILQQYPKEIAVMTTDIQNYTPFIEEENEIRKRKLQDYENILSALIKDGGLLIKKVCEAYLIIFTDPIKAVECGRKIQAEFVKYNQNKSPDEEICVRIGITYGKLKIEKENQLVKPFLIACRMLPYSDKGQVLITKDIVLLIEEKMLVEIESMGLKEIKGLEKLIPIYEVKESPYANIGWYDAR
- a CDS encoding Rpn family recombination-promoting nuclease/putative transposase, encoding MRFLDVKTDYAFKKVFGSQGSKDILISFLNSVIDFKETEKIVDLVIVDPYQIPLIKGMKDTYVDVKAKLSNQKNVIIEMQVLNVEGFEKRILYNAAKTYSAQLKETETFTSLEPIIALTITDFIMFEDVDKVITYFNLIEKETLIKYNDEIELVFIELPKFKKNENELDSIKDKWIYFIKNAGRLEYTPETLVKEIEIKEAFEIANTAGMSEKELEIQYKRHDFIRMQRGAIEFALKQGLKQGIEQGIQQGIQQGIKRGVKQGIQQGIKRGLKQGIQQGLQEGLQQGLQQGKIEVAKSLLKSGEKVEKISQVTGLTIEEIKGINYSERH
- a CDS encoding 2-oxoacid:acceptor oxidoreductase family protein, producing the protein MYEELIISGFGGQGIVLAGNLLAQAAMSEGKKVTGLPSYSAEVRGGHSAYSLIISSQEITSPIATELTTLIAMDAGSLIKYESLIRTNGLVLINSSLINDKPTREDIKIIDLPATQIANNLGDVRVANMVILGAYVTKTKIVSLKSLFCALEYFKKDTALNKKALEEGERIWSSGVMGKCSLIRYQ